GCAAGTACAGAGACCTCGTGAGCGAGGAGAGAACGAGGGAACTTGAGGAAATAATGGACCGCATAGAAGAGGGAGCCGAGGACTACCTAAAGGTTCTCCGGGAGCTTTATTCGGAGATCCAAAGATACGTTACGGGCTGAGTAATTCTTTTTTCACTATTTTCCCGTTCTTCCTTATCATTCTATAGTGTCCTTTTAAAGCGCCGAAGTCTTCCAAACAATACATCCAAAGTAACCCATCATGTTACCTTGTTCTCTAATTGAGGTCTAGCTCTCCAAAAACTTTAAAACTCATGCCGTAGTAAGCAGGTTGTATCCTCATACAACCAAGATATAATCTGTGTAAGTTATCCAATCCAACTAGAGCCAACACGTATAATGAACTCCTATATGGAGGAAAAGATTTATATTGGTTGAGCTACAAATTAGAAAATGAAAAATTAGGTGGTGGTAAAGATGGTTAAGGACAGGATGGTAGAGCTCCTTCAGGAGCACTTTGAGTTGAACCTGTACGAGGCTAGGGCGTACGTGGCCCTCGTCGGGTTCGGAGTACTTACCCCTGCAGAACTCGCCAGCGTCTCCGAGGTTCCGGCACCGAGAACCTACGACGTCCTCAGGAGCCTTGAGAAGAAGGGCTTCGCCATAAGCCAGCCGGGCAAGGTCAACAAGTACAGGCCGGTTCACCCGGAGAACATCCTCGAGAAGTTCATCGAGGAGTGGCAGGAGCGCGTTAAGGAAGAGCTTGAGGCCAAGAAGAAGGCCAAGGAGGAGCTCATCGAGCTCATGAAGCCGCTCATTGAAACCGAGATTCCGAAGTACGGTGTCGAGAGGGTCTGGGTCGTCCGCGGAATAAGGAACGCCACGCTCAAGACCAGGGAGATGTTCGAAGAAGTCAAGGAGAAGATCCTCCTTGCCGACGATGGATACATAGCCATAAACCTCGAGAACGACCTCATTAAGGCCATCGACAACGGCGCCAAGGCCAAGATCATCGTGAGCAAGTCCCTCCTCAAGAGGCTTGAGGGCTCAAAGATCATGGAGTACGCCAAGAAGGGCAAGCTCGAGCTCAGGGCCCTCGACAAGTTCGAGCTCCCGATGCTCATCTGCGACGACGAGGTCTTCTTCGCCCTTGAGGACATGGCTGCAAGGTACTTCAACTACGAGACCCAGGTCTGGATCAAGGACTTCAGGGTCAGGGACCTCTTCGAGACAAAGTTCAACGAGTACTGGGAGAAGGCCGAGAAGGTCTGATTCCCTTTTCTCTCCGTTCTTGCTTTTCCGCTGTTCTGAGGTTTTTCAGAGGAACACAACTTGATAAGCCAAAAAAATATAGAGATAATGAAAATAGACGCGAATCAAACGTATTTGAACTCCTCTTCCTCTTCGCTCTTCTCTTTAATCTTCCAGAGGAGCTTTCCTTCTTTTTGAAAGCTCTCTACCTTGCCCTGCTCGGTGAATCTTAGGAGGTAGCGCCTTACTTCCATTGGGCTGATTCCAGTCTCCTCGGCTATCTCCTCAACGGTCTTTGGACCGCTTTCAAGGGCCTTCAAAACTCTCTGGTTCTTCATTCCAATCCCTCCAGTTGCTTATACCTCTCCAACAGCTCAATTATCTTCTCCATTACCCTTAAATGTTTCTCAAGCTCATCGATGTCATCAGGAAGGGAGTTCGCAAGCTGTGTCAGCTTCTCCCTCAGCCTCTCTTCAACTCCCTTAACTTCCTCCTTCATTTCGGCCTTCCTCTTCTTCTCTCTGTACTCGCATACTGGACAGAAGATCCTGCCGTCCTTCTCAAAGAGCGGTGAACCGCACTTGGGACAGTGCCTATCAAGCATTCTGGCACCCGAGAGCATCAGGGGCATTATGACGTTCCTTATTTCCTCCTCAGTCGGCCCCTTCACTCCAATCCCTCCGTCAGGAGCTGAAAGACCTCAAAGAGCGCCCGCTTTCCAAGGCGGGAGTGCCTTATTCTGTCCGAGATTTCGGCTATATCGAACGCCACAATGTTAAACTCCCTCTTTATTGCCTCAAGTATTTCAAGCAGTTCGTTGAGGGTCAGCTCGCCGTGCTGGAATCTGGCTATCTTGTACTCCGGTCTGAGGACGTCCATATCAACGGTGAGGTATACTTCACCCCCAAGATACTTCTTTGCATCCCTCATTATTTCATCAATGGAATTAGTCTGGAAGTTCTTATACGCCCTCCACTTCCCCCCTCTTTTTCTGCTCCTCAACAGGGCCGGATATATCCTGACTCTCCTTGTCCAGAGCTGGGTTCTGTCCGTCGTTGGTATCATAAGGACGGGTGCCATCACGGCGGCCCTCTCAATGAATCTGCCCTCGAGGGCGTAGGCCAACCATGAGCCGTGATCGAGGTAGTCATGCATAAGATCGGTGTGAGCATCTACGCTGATCAGGGATTTCGGCCTCAGTCTATCAATTATGCCGTATGTTGCTAGATGTTCCCCGACTACATAGGCCCTATCTTGAGGGATTCGCTCGGATAAAAGGTCAATCCTGCTGGCTTCAATGATGACGTAATCCTCGATGAGTTTGTTCCGCTTCAATAGCTGGAGTGCATACAGAACCCCGTCTCGGTTGG
This region of Thermococcus stetteri genomic DNA includes:
- a CDS encoding Sjogren's syndrome/scleroderma autoantigen 1 family protein, which produces MKGPTEEEIRNVIMPLMLSGARMLDRHCPKCGSPLFEKDGRIFCPVCEYREKKRKAEMKEEVKGVEERLREKLTQLANSLPDDIDELEKHLRVMEKIIELLERYKQLEGLE
- a CDS encoding arginase family protein, producing MVTFIPFGEKPNRDGVLYALQLLKRNKLIEDYVIIEASRIDLLSERIPQDRAYVVGEHLATYGIIDRLRPKSLISVDAHTDLMHDYLDHGSWLAYALEGRFIERAAVMAPVLMIPTTDRTQLWTRRVRIYPALLRSRKRGGKWRAYKNFQTNSIDEIMRDAKKYLGGEVYLTVDMDVLRPEYKIARFQHGELTLNELLEILEAIKREFNIVAFDIAEISDRIRHSRLGKRALFEVFQLLTEGLE
- a CDS encoding ArsR family transcriptional regulator, whose translation is MKNQRVLKALESGPKTVEEIAEETGISPMEVRRYLLRFTEQGKVESFQKEGKLLWKIKEKSEEEEEFKYV
- the trmBL2 gene encoding HTH-type transcriptional regulator TrmBL2; translated protein: MVKDRMVELLQEHFELNLYEARAYVALVGFGVLTPAELASVSEVPAPRTYDVLRSLEKKGFAISQPGKVNKYRPVHPENILEKFIEEWQERVKEELEAKKKAKEELIELMKPLIETEIPKYGVERVWVVRGIRNATLKTREMFEEVKEKILLADDGYIAINLENDLIKAIDNGAKAKIIVSKSLLKRLEGSKIMEYAKKGKLELRALDKFELPMLICDDEVFFALEDMAARYFNYETQVWIKDFRVRDLFETKFNEYWEKAEKV